AGAAAAAATGGTTAAAATGTGTATTTTGAAACTATGGCAATGTTCAAAATGGCGTTGAAGGGGAATTATGGAGTGTATATAAATAAATGATGTAAAGTAGTTTAACAAATGCTGAATGAAATTGGTGTTtccggaagaaaaaaaatcgagGCTACTGCTAACTCGATCTAGTGGACAACTAAGATAGCTCGACCATATGAATAGTTTGACTGGGGAGTATTTGGCGGGAGTTCTTGCTTAGGTACTTTTTGTCTAGTTGAGGGAGTGTTGTTGGGCGCTTAGTCAATCGTGACACGTCTGCTACGTGAGCTGTGTAGGAACTTGCATTGGAGGATTATGCGTAAGAAATCAACTCTTGATCAGTGGATAAACATACAACAAtgtacactactagagaactcggtattagtaccggttcataGACTGCATATCTCTGAAAATGCATCCaggattaatccgtcgagataaaagggggatcttttatcacgggtcgctcaaccgggatataaaaccctcctttagtcccggcttgtaaaaccaaccgggactaacggggcTGCCATGCCAGGTGgtggacagacccctttagtctcgcCTCTTTAGTCACGGTTTGTAAAACAAATCGGGATTAAAGTGCGTGCGTacagcgccatgcaggcgcctgcatgacGCCTATAATTTCGTACATATCTCAcatacccctttagttaacctttagtagttgagaatttttttataacgaaatcaatcaaactagtatttaaacgaatcaaacaagtatttaaatgaatcaaacaagtatttaaatgaatcaaacaagtatttatacaaatactatacaattcttagcgtactatatatatacaaatctaattagtgtacgtattacatatatatacaaactaaatcaaactatatatatatatatatctacaatGATCTTCTTATCGAGGTGCTGGAAGGGTCTAATttttgtccatcgtaataaaagtctccttgtggatttaccacctcatccaccaggaatacaatgagaccttcacatattgccgctactctttccttcttcaagagtcccaattgaatattccacattTGCAATTTagatacatatatgtgaattcTACACaaacaattgtagaaaataaataactattaatagttttattttacatactttaaaatCGTGCTCTGTGACCTTGATGGTCTTGGGTCCCAATAAAtaatgcatgtgctcacagatatAGTAGTcacatagattatcattcctaggttcctgtcttaagtaCTGTAGTGGGGAAAAATAattaagttatgaaatatttgtgctatagaatgtacaaaatgtgcagacttcatacgtaccgggaagtctgttctccatgtaagtttttctttgaattgacctgatctgTTTGCCgtgatgaattctctccatgctctgcggattaaaataatgaatgatatagtgttaggtgaaaatttaggaaacaaaattttgtatagagatagaggtcagaattattacatgtctagCGTGTGTTGCACATCTTGGTACTTCTTCGGATctctcctcaacgaatcgaagacagtgacatgacttcgatcaatgttaataataatgaggatccagtggcaGCTGTGTACGTAAATGTTAATATATACTAGAagtaactaacattaatcaggtaaggaaaaatgaaatgaatatagatggtatacacacacttacttgaagttgtatggaagtagtatgtgatcCTTTAAATTTTGTCTGTCTAAGGAATTGTATACTGCTAGCAAAATTTTATCTAGAAAATCTCGTATCTGGGCTTGGTTTGCTATGGAtagatccatgaagccaatatggaggtacgcttcatgtTGGCACGTCCGAATTAGCATCCTatataaaatggaagacaaagttaaTTGTACGGCGACACATGcacaaaaaaatgatatgagccaaaatttacatgtacatataaacggacacttacagagtcCAGGCACTTATCAaagagacgtctagggcaccatgatggtacacttcatatatatccttaaaTCGTAGCCAAAAGACTGGCTCGCCTTCCCTATGAAAATCTATCAGTTTtatcttaaggcccaacatctccctctcgtcggcagacaacttcatgtaccattgatggaattcgtacatcttcgttgatagcttctttagcgaatcaggactaaccataggcttgcctagctcaaaggtccatttcggttcacttGGCGGTTCAGCTGGCAGCTCgacttttttcccttttttcttctcatcaacctttactaatgcccgttcatagttcgatagtagtggttgactcttcttggcttgttcttgtgtcttgatgaatttatgtaattctcttcgatctactggcggtggctccatctcccttgcttttcttaattccctctATTCCCTtaaccactcactagcttgcacttggattttggtccagcgttcctcatgagtcattgcctcccagtgttcctcaggagtcacctcaggctcatttgttttcttcttacgctgTCTTGACTTGGGAGGCGgtagtcgcgacttcttaaatggtgctcttagtcccagcgaaggtgatcgtggaggggtgctgttgtcgtcgtcgtcgctccaaccaccaggatgtggtggagatggagaccttgatcatggagcaggttgtggtggagatgatggtctcgatgtttgaggagatggttgctGCTATGGATTTGCggagagtggtcttgagctctgaggaggtgcctccacgccagggatgatgatgtagcgtttgcgccatagaatgacccTGTGAACAacttctcctagtgttgttgaccCGTCACCTgctgggaagtcgagctctaagccttcaaattggctatcagGGATTCTCTCAACACCAACactagcatagccaggtggattctccatgccatggcatgtatgatttggcaggatttgtaaggcactcccgtacgccacctggatatataaaagaaaggAAGTTATTAAACTTCAAAATGCCAAAGCACTCCTGAGGTTCcagtgcataaatattatgtatatatacgtaccttaatgctgaggttgccgatcagtgtatgcagctcacatgtggtgcgttgcatgatggcatccacagggagTAGTTGCTCTTCCATGGGTAATCCTTGCGtatgtggctcagggagccCTATGGacgcacaactgctcccgaggtgttgagaagggctggcaactgcgtcggccattcgtctactgcctccctcttgcattcttacttctacagattGCAGTTTGGATTCTATTGTGCGCCGCTACCTCTCAtcctctttctcctttcttcGGTTCTGGCTTCTATACATGTCCAAGTCACCTCAAAATGCGAACTTCCATGGAACAAGCCCGAACCCTCGGGtacgtcctgggtgttcgggattcccgagggccattgtgagctcatcattctctcggcacaccgtcaacgtcccatccttaacatctttaataatcttgtcaagctTTGTGGCCGCTTCACATAACAGGTCATCGAAGACTAGCGTCCCATCATCTGGGTTTATCTCACCTCCATGAGCGtcataccaatttttcgatcatTCGGGCCAATCAATTGTTCCTGGTACAATATCCTGCTCAATCAGGTCCTTTTCCATCTAATTCCATTTAGGAATTGCTTTggcataaccacctcgccctagcttatgatggtactccttccccGCAGCATTGCCTGTGTTCTGGGCGACCTTATTCTTACTGTCTTCGATGCTCTTGTATTGTACAAATACCTCCCAGTGGTCCTTACACTGTGGATCCATAGTAAAATATGGAGTTTgtcccttcttaatgtaggtggtatccaacatcttcttgaatgtctggaattgtgtgaccatcttcttcattgtccacactttcacatcattttcaatatatccgtcgggaaatgtgaaatgtttcttaacttcttcccacgatatattcttttctgtatgctggagcgcgtatggattagtcgttttgcccttccattcccttatgCTCATGGGCACGTTCTCCCTTACGATttccccgatctgactcacgtactgtgttgccactttttcgggagcaaccgaCCTGCCCTtttctgtgacttccgtgatgttgccactttttcgggagcaaccgaCCTGCCCTtttctgtgacttccgtgatgatagccttttttgttccagtcttcaccttggaaggacCTCGGGGCTTCGGACGACggttcgtcgatccagagggctaacagtttaagattcattaattaattagtacataataaTAATGAATAAGATCATATATTATATAGAGAGAGGGTTAAAATATGATCAATACCTCGTAGGACCCTTTTGCCACGGTAACGTTTTGCTCgggctggggctcgggctcttcattgccattagcagacaggttgagaaacatgtctACCTGGCtacctcttcatcggtgtatgctatgggaaggttggaactactatcaccagcaacaatccgctccattagataccttctggCCTTGTCGTCTGCCATCGATCTCAACTATTTTGTACATaaaatcatatatagaacaaccataaaaaaaatcatttcaaCAAATTGTTTtgaaacatacaaaatgtactacatttttgaaatataaaatgtaatatacaaaatgtactatgcaaaatgtaatataaaaaattgtaacatacaaaatctaatatacaaaatgtactatacaaaatgtaatatacaaaatataACAtacaaatgtaatatacaaaatgtactaatttcaactaatttctaagcatttcaacaaaaatttctaaacatttgtaccaaagttcaattaatttctaagcattaattagaagtatacaactatattccacaaacaattgcaatgatccaaacgaggtctaaatgtatacaaaatttattttgtatgtaatctaccaaatttcaaaatttaattctGGGGGACGCCGGAGTTGGAGGGGGGCGCGATGGCGATGAGGACGTGCGACGATgacgggggaggcggcgacggagacggaggaggccggcgaataGGATGGGCCAGCGGCGGTGACGGGGAGCGGCGATAGCGGAGGCTGGCGACGGGCAGGATGAGGACGACGAGTGAAAATTTCGCGAAGTGTTGGGCGCGGGGGTATAGAAGACGCTATACCTTTTATACAGGACCctctttttatcccggtttgtaattgAAACTGGGATTAAAGGACATTTAACCTCGGTTTCTAATACAAACCTAGATAAAAGGGGgagccttttatctcggtttatgatcacccgcgataaaaggccccccttttatctcggtttattatcaaccgggataaatgggtactTCCAGGCGGGAATCGAAAAGTTCCCTTTTATAACGGTTCTACTTTATAACGGGATAAATGGGGGTCTTCTCCTGTTTTTCATTTCCCGACTGgtttttggaaatttattcgatttatgttttcactggatttcaggaagcaaaaaataagaaatttacatatttcaaacatgcaaaaatatattaaattaacaagtttgtttacaataagttttaactagtcataaattatatactatttctttttcttctatttggaaatttattctatttatgttttcactggatttcaggaagcgaaaaataagaaatttacatatttcaaacatgcaaaaatatattaaattagcaagtttgtttacaataagttttagcTAGTCATAAAtgctatactatttctttttcttctatttgAAAATTTATTCTCGCCGGGTGGAACTTgtaggcatcggatctcgccgggtttCGCTGGACttcatgaagcaaaaattaaaactttacacatttcaaacatgcaaaaatatatttaattagcaattatatttacaataagtttgaatgactcattaattctatacgagttatattaccttcttaaataattattttactgcatcgctatcatctatcattaatcctagagggcaaccaatctgtttagcttcatatgttgtggatggcaattcattattctcgggaagaatcttcttgataatTTCCAACATCAGTATcgcaaactcaaatattgctaaaagtttacatagaaatacacaaattatttagctcatatttaatttataaataactaaactattaaaaaattcaatatttcccacgtagtttacttattctaaaaatggctaattccatacctctatctctatctgaaaagtactagagtatgaaattacacctacaatttatatggctaatttataaatatccatcacattgtagctcaaaaacatgtataaatacaaatcctctacatgcttaacaagaaacaaactcatttttccccctctctaaagtataaaacaaagcttaacaataataaatgaacggagcatgaagtagctaaccttcacaacactttagatgagtgaaatccccacggaaatgaggaaaaaaaattcagcagcacctccctagacttgcttcggcgccatggagaggatgagcttctgtccttgtggagtggagtggctcgggctagAGGAGTGATCcctcttgtagataagattttattccggttggtaaatctaaccgggacaaaaggttagagcttttgtcccggttggtgtttactcccggtttagcttttgtcccggtttgaattaccaaccgggagtaaaccaGTTATCCTAGTTGGTAAatccaactaggacaaaaggttggatcttttatcccggttggtggatccaaccgggagtaaagggtggcgccgtcggtgcccggaaactagccgttttaaTCAAGATTAAAGGGTGGCCcgtagtcccggttgcaaaaaagGAACCGAAAGTAAAGGTGCGttccattccagcctaccgtgacgtacctccttttttttcccggGTCAAAAttaaaccaagactaaagggtgAGATTAAAAggggtgggatctaaagtcaATTCTCAGTACTGGTAATCCACTTCGCTCTTCATTATTCCACTTCAACTACTACGTACGTAATGCACAGTCATCAGTACACTTTTGCACCGCATCGCGCACTGCAGACCTTCAACTAATTGCACTGGAGACCATAAAGTAATTCTTTAGTGTTATGCAGGTAGATTTAACGCGGATGTCGATATTAGTCGTCTCGGATGAATGTCATCATCCTCGTTTAGTTTCATGACATATACTCGACGCTAGACCTTCAACGCACCAAGCCCGGCTGAATAAACTCATTTTGTTTACAAAATATGGTACAGAAATATATACACACATACTCATACAAATACTTAGAACAGATGCCTCGCTTACTACCGAAAGATAGAGTCAATTATTCCTGAAATAAATATTATCCTATAATACGAGCACCTTTCTAAATATAGGACTTGAATCCAGTGTATAGATTACACTACAATGAACCGGTTCTAAACTTAGATCTTATGTTCTCGCAAGTCACAAGGAagcaaaaaaattaaattttaatgGGCCTTGACACaatactccatccatttcaaTTTGTAGatagttttagcttttctaggttcatagattttgctatgtatatagacatactgtgtatatttagatgcacaaaaaaaaaatgaatctaaaaaagccaaaatgacgTATAATTTGGGACAGTGAGTACTTAATTTGCAAACACAAGGAGGGAGGAATAAACCTCTATATGCACAATGATCAAATTGATCTTTAAGGAAAGATCAGCGAGCCGAACTTAGTTTTACAAAATGAGATCCTTATAATGTAGCCTCCTTTTAAATCCCCTGCGGCATTAATTCGCATACAGGATGTGCTAGAAACAGAGAGAAATCTGTGAAATTCTCATTAAAAAATAACATAGGATTATCAATCGGTGGACTCTAGTTAGCAACCGATTTACTTTGCTTCCACTTTCTACATGCGTGCGCTAATAACAGAATTCAGCAGTAAACTGTCATGTACTTCAAAATTCAAATGGACATGCATTTGACAATTAAAATCGGAATCATCGTTTGGCATTGGTGTAAACACGTGTGTAATGGAACCATGATAGCTTGGAAAGTTAGAATACCTCAAGGAATGCATATCAATTTGCACATCTGTGCGTGCAAGGTAAATAAAGCTATAGCTCAAGTGCTCAACTCAGCTGGTCCGAACGTTAACTAAAAGTGTCTCAACTTTAGTTAATTCTTGCTCGACGACCAAGATTCCATTAATCTGTCTATCATGAGACTACAGAGTTTCTTTAAGACTAATCCTAGTgaggtttcatagaggtttcatgcacattaattagggtGTCCTATCAacatttttgatgatgtggcagtgagttaatgaggagagaggtaagagGGGTTTCATCATGTATGCATAATTACCAACAcggtttgtgtcttgcatgtagtgcatatgaaactacaccataaAATTTTGgattgtagaggtagtttcaaacacaatgtcattttcatgttgcttatgtGGCTATCTTGAAAACATTAAAATGAAACTCTTCATTGGGATTAACCTAAGTATCAATTTTCGCATTGCATATCGATTTGGCATGCAATATTTAAGGCAAATGCCGGCACTGCATCATGATGCATGAACTAACCATGAGTTCCATTGGAGGAACGTGCAATATCGTTTTTGCCAGTTAGGTACTCCGCCGCTTGCATCACAACGACTGTTTAGGTGCTCTGGTCCCCTCTTCAAAAGGAACAAGAGAATATGATCTTGTCAACCGTCAAGCGAAATTGTTGTTTTATCGATGTTGACTCAGCAACGTGTAATCGTGCATGAGGCCCTATGGCAATGACAGGGCAGGCAGATTTACACAATAGGCAGTCGGCTATAGAAGAATGTTGAGGTGAAGATGGATGGCCACAAAAATAGTGATACACTGCATTAGTGATGAATAGGTGCACAATGTCAGCACGGCGCACAAAAGTGTCAGGCACCTCAATCACTAGCAAAAGAATTGGTCATCCTTGCTCCATTTTCACTACCTGTTTAGAACCGGCAATGATAATTCACCGCCAGTTCATAATGGAAACTTCTTGCAAAACCAGCAGCGATAGTATCATTGCCAGTTTTTTTCAAGATTCCGCGGTGAATCACCATTAGAATGAATCATAGGTGATTCGCATACACTAGTACACTACTTTAAGGCAATGTCGTTCAGCTTTCAAAAATGTGAGTAGTCAGTCCGCATGATGCAGAACTGTgcaacaagaacaagtataTGCATTTATATTTATAGCTGTGCTACTAGAAAGTCATAAATAAGCATTAGGccatcatatcatatatgaTACTGCCtgattccaaagaaaaaaaatgtatcaCTACACAGCCTAAATTTAGATCAATTTGGCCGATGCATGAAACACAGTAATTGTTTAAAGAACACTTGTGCATCCTTGGCTCTCGCTCTTCCCATGCTGATGGCATATAGAAGTGGCCAGTTGTACGTCCAATCAGAACGTGGCAGCGACAATTCCCATCATGTTTCTCATGGATTCTGATGCATTGTCAATCCCCTGCGTGGTCACGCACTTGCACATGGGAACTCACAAGATGTTCTGAAAGGATTCAGGTTTCGAGGACACCAAGGGTCAGAACTCACAAAGATCACTGGCCTTTCAGTGCCCGTAGAGCCACTCCTGGGCTCTACAGAACCAGCCAAGCACTTGAAAATTGCTAGCTGAAGGACAAAAATAATACTAAAGGTCAGTTGAGTTACAGAGTTTTGAATTGGATCGAAGAAAATACTAGAAAAGCTGTTTGTGTTAGATATTTAGATATAACGTTTTTGTCACGAGTTGTAACGTGTTCAGGTTGTTGTAACAACCTGAATCTTCTCGGATGTAAATCCTAGTAGAGATAAACTAGGATCCTTTCTTGCTTAGCTTGCACGACAAGCATATTGTAACAAACCTTGTAATCTGTTCGGCATTGCCGCTATTTAACACCGAACCGTGGAGGCCAAGGGCATCCCACGTTAACCCTAAACTTCACATGGTAATCATAGCCCCTATTCCACCGAGAAAACACATCTAGCAAACCAACCACCTTCCATCGATGGCCTCCTCCTCATCTGCCCCTGCGCCGGCGAGCCTTGGCCCGCCTGTCTCCGAGAAACTTACTCGGGATAACTTTTTACTTGGGACAACTTTCTTCTCTAGAAGGCACAGATCATGCCTACCATCCGTGGAGCTCAGCTGATCGACATCCTTGAAGGGAAATCTGTGGAGCCTTCAACCAAGACCCTGAAGATCACCAAGGAGGACAAGACGGTGGAGGTCGTGCCCAATCCAGTCTACGTGACATGGGTGGCACAAGATCAGCAGCTACTTGGATACCTTCTGAATTCGCTGACAAAGGATGTGCTCGCTCAAGTAGCGACGCTGACATCCTCAGCAGAAGTTTGGGTGGTCCTTGAAGGGATGTTCTCTGCCCAGTCTCATGCACGCGCAACTCATCTGCGCATGCAGTTGGCAAGCCTCAAGAAGGGCGGGATGACCGCCACGGTGCACTTCGCGAAGATGAAGGCAATTGGTGACGAGCTTGCCACCGTTGGCAAGGCTGTCGGGGATGATGAGATGATCTCGTTCATCCTCAATGGCTTGGACTCTGACTACAACTCCCTGGTTTCCTCTGTCATAGGGAGGCTCGACATGACACTGAGTGATCTCTACGCTCAGATTGTGGCCTTTGACATGCATCTTCAGATGCTGGCGGAAAACAACAATGGTGGAGGCTTCCAATCCTCCGCCAACTCTGCATCGTGTGGACGCGGTGGCTTCCATCCTCGCGATGGCAACCGTGGCCGTGGCGGCAGTAGTGGTGCTGGAGGTCATGGCTTCAACAACGGCTTCAACAACAACGCTGGAGGTGCACCCAAGCAAGGAGGACAGTTGACCAAGGTCGCCCGTCAGGTCTGCAAGAAGCCAAATCATGAAGCTGATGAGTGTTGGTACCGCTTTGAGGAAGATTACCAGCCCAAGGTTGCTGGTTCGGCCACCACCGGCTACGAGGTGGACACAAACTGATATGCTAATAGTGGCGCCTCCGATCACATCACCTAGCAGACCGTGTGCGACAAGTACAATGGACTTGATCAGGTGCACACCACCAGCGGTTCAGGTATGAGAATTAGCAATGTTGGTCATTCATTTTTATGTACCCCAAATCGTACTTTGCATCTAAATAatattctccatgttccaagTTCTAAGAAAAGCTTGCTTCAGTTCATCATTTAACTGCAAATAATAATGCCGATCTTGAATTTCATCCAAACTGTTTTTTTATTAAGGACCTGGTTGTTGGTCTCAAAGAAATTTGACACCAACAGATGTGAATGGAAAGAGATTGCACTTATAAGTTCAAAAAACAATAAGTCTCTCTCTACAATAGGGTAgacctccccttttatagtgacccgtGAGCTACTTTACATTCCAAAAATGTCCTTTCTCAACTACTACTGAGGACCAAttgtggtcacccttggatgatgagtgattgataatgttgtgttggaatgatgttgctcttggcttgtgatgtgcaggtgtaggatgcggtgtAATGGCCAACAGCATGCgatgaaggtcaagcgaaaggttcatgctgatggaccaagggtggtgaaggatgaccgcgagtaggcttggaccgacgGACCCGAAGAGTCCGGACGGAATCATAAGCGGTCCACACGGtgcatggaagagcaagagaaAATAatgggatggagacggcgtcggtcgagtcaagcgggatg
Above is a genomic segment from Setaria viridis chromosome 4, Setaria_viridis_v4.0, whole genome shotgun sequence containing:
- the LOC140222508 gene encoding uncharacterized protein → MPTIRGAQLIDILEGKSVEPSTKTLKITKEDKTVEVVPNPVYVTWVAQDQQLLGYLLNSLTKDVLAQVATLTSSAEVWVVLEGMFSAQSHARATHLRMQLASLKKGGMTATVHFAKMKAIGDELATVGKAVGDDEMISFILNGLDSDYNSLVSSVIGRLDMTLSDLYAQIVAFDMHLQMLAENNNGGGFQSSANSASCGRGGFHPRDGNRGRGGSSGAGGHGFNNGFNNNAGGAPKQGGQLTKVARQVCKKPNHEADECWYRFEEDYQPKVAGSATTGYEVDTN